One window of the Acaryochloris sp. CCMEE 5410 genome contains the following:
- a CDS encoding AAA family ATPase, giving the protein MEVLSVTLKNFKAHRDRYYEFRPGANAICGENGSGKTSILEAIAWVLFDHSEYKRAELISVGAKSAQAMVSFISHLDGRVYEVRRCTSRGYEVHDPQLNRKLELKKLDDVRCWLCEHLGVGVHTELAKLFAETIGIPQGTFTVDFLKSAGDRKKVFDPILKVEEYKQAYDQAQKLTSYAQAQVQQLEQKLQGYDQQLEGWETLKQQKLELANTLTQQQAQMQTLAQQLAEMQTELQDLKAKDQAIQTLEKQVQQLQTQWTSKQEILQLLEENWQQADKAVQICRQHRPQFQAYQSAQEALKALAQQQKQRQQLLQERDRIQNTLRDQQVLLSQNQGQLSTFAKMETELQDWQTKVPQQQQLEQEKTTCQQALQTLVSEQQQLQRLQEQRHKQQQNRETLNQTIGQLVALEPQVQAIPNFETQQQKIQERLGRIAAAQQFATELQTLLTEAEPQQQQYQQQVGKAKALLKSLSLTKAQTTQLATLLDQGAALTNQIIQQLQAAFADIIDPQAVTKLQHQLQQIKTQLKAAQKAQTQWLMLEAKQQQLTELDQGMASLQQECDRIQVSLNQEPQLQSQLAQLNTQLTELNNPQGHVSILTKQLQEATQLEAEIARLHQACQRHEQSLTTVDTQIQALGDLEAQVDAQQQIQQKHQEVYQLYLRHRNQANTFKELDQQRREAMATQTQLQTQLTEAQAQWQEQLQAHNPERLAELSQTYEQLQRQHDQLQGGLAPQQAQLQYLDQQLQTKQALAQERDQVLITLDDKRQISQFVTDARNIYKQSGPRITKFYLTEISWEADRLYRELLDRPDVALQWTEDYEIQVQEQGHWRTFKSLSGGEQMCAALAVRLALLKVLVDINIAFFDEPTTNMDELRRRQLAEALGHLKSFHQLFVISHDDTFESVTENIIRVERAS; this is encoded by the coding sequence ATGGAAGTTCTCTCCGTTACGCTGAAAAACTTTAAGGCCCATCGCGATCGCTACTATGAATTCCGACCGGGGGCCAATGCCATTTGTGGTGAAAATGGGTCAGGGAAGACCAGCATCCTGGAAGCCATTGCCTGGGTTCTATTCGATCACAGTGAATATAAACGAGCCGAACTGATTAGCGTCGGGGCCAAAAGTGCCCAGGCCATGGTCAGCTTTATCTCCCACTTGGATGGGCGGGTCTATGAGGTGCGTCGCTGTACCAGTCGCGGCTATGAGGTTCACGACCCGCAGCTCAACCGCAAGCTAGAGCTGAAAAAACTGGATGATGTTCGCTGCTGGCTCTGTGAACATTTGGGGGTAGGGGTCCATACGGAACTGGCCAAACTCTTTGCGGAAACTATTGGCATTCCCCAGGGCACCTTTACAGTAGATTTTCTCAAATCGGCGGGCGATCGCAAAAAGGTATTCGACCCCATCCTCAAGGTGGAAGAGTATAAACAGGCCTACGATCAGGCCCAAAAATTAACCAGCTATGCCCAGGCCCAAGTCCAACAGCTAGAGCAAAAACTACAGGGCTACGACCAGCAACTCGAAGGCTGGGAAACCCTTAAGCAACAGAAGCTAGAGCTGGCCAACACCTTGACTCAACAGCAGGCCCAGATGCAAACCCTGGCCCAGCAGTTGGCCGAGATGCAGACGGAACTCCAGGATTTAAAGGCCAAAGACCAGGCCATCCAAACCTTAGAAAAACAGGTACAGCAGCTCCAAACCCAATGGACCAGTAAACAGGAAATTCTCCAGCTCTTAGAAGAGAATTGGCAGCAGGCCGACAAAGCTGTCCAGATTTGTCGTCAGCATCGCCCCCAATTTCAAGCCTATCAAAGCGCCCAAGAAGCCCTCAAAGCCCTCGCTCAACAACAGAAACAACGACAACAACTGTTGCAAGAACGCGATCGCATCCAAAATACCCTGCGCGATCAGCAAGTCCTGCTTTCCCAAAACCAAGGCCAGCTTTCCACCTTCGCCAAAATGGAAACAGAACTCCAAGACTGGCAAACCAAAGTCCCCCAGCAACAACAGCTCGAACAAGAAAAGACCACTTGCCAGCAAGCCCTACAAACCCTGGTCTCGGAACAACAGCAGCTGCAACGACTGCAAGAACAGCGCCACAAACAGCAGCAGAATCGAGAAACCCTCAACCAGACCATTGGTCAACTGGTCGCTCTAGAACCCCAAGTTCAAGCTATTCCGAACTTTGAAACCCAGCAGCAAAAGATTCAAGAACGACTGGGACGGATTGCCGCCGCCCAGCAATTTGCCACAGAATTACAAACTTTACTGACCGAAGCTGAACCCCAACAACAGCAATATCAGCAACAAGTCGGCAAAGCCAAAGCTCTCCTCAAGAGCCTATCTCTGACTAAAGCCCAAACCACCCAACTCGCCACCCTCTTAGATCAAGGAGCTGCCCTCACTAACCAGATTATTCAGCAGCTGCAAGCGGCGTTTGCCGACATTATTGATCCGCAGGCGGTTACCAAACTCCAGCACCAGCTCCAGCAGATTAAAACCCAACTCAAAGCCGCCCAAAAAGCCCAGACCCAGTGGCTGATGTTAGAAGCCAAGCAGCAGCAGCTCACGGAACTGGATCAAGGGATGGCGTCCCTGCAACAGGAGTGCGATCGCATCCAAGTCTCCCTCAACCAAGAACCCCAACTCCAAAGCCAGCTCGCACAACTCAACACCCAGCTCACGGAGCTGAATAACCCCCAGGGCCATGTCAGCATCCTGACAAAACAGCTGCAAGAGGCTACCCAACTAGAAGCCGAAATTGCCCGTCTCCACCAGGCGTGCCAACGGCATGAACAGTCCCTCACCACCGTTGACACTCAGATCCAAGCCTTGGGAGATCTGGAGGCCCAAGTCGATGCCCAACAGCAGATCCAGCAGAAGCATCAGGAGGTCTATCAGCTCTATTTACGCCATCGAAATCAGGCTAATACGTTTAAAGAGCTGGATCAGCAACGCCGAGAGGCCATGGCAACCCAAACTCAGCTGCAAACCCAGCTTACAGAAGCTCAAGCCCAATGGCAGGAGCAACTGCAAGCCCATAACCCGGAGCGTTTAGCAGAATTAAGTCAAACCTATGAGCAACTGCAGCGCCAGCATGATCAGCTTCAGGGGGGGCTGGCACCGCAACAGGCACAGCTCCAATATTTAGACCAACAACTGCAAACCAAGCAAGCCCTTGCCCAAGAGCGTGATCAGGTCCTAATCACCCTCGATGACAAGCGCCAAATCTCACAGTTTGTCACCGATGCTCGCAATATCTATAAACAAAGCGGCCCCCGGATCACCAAATTCTATCTCACGGAAATTTCTTGGGAAGCCGATCGGTTGTATCGAGAACTGCTGGATCGACCAGACGTGGCCTTACAGTGGACCGAAGATTATGAGATTCAGGTTCAAGAACAGGGCCACTGGCGCACCTTCAAGAGTCTGTCTGGCGGTGAGCAAATGTGTGCAGCGTTAGCAGTGCGATTAGCCTTACTGAAAGTCTTAGTGGATATCAATATTGCGTTTTTTGACGAGCCCACCACGAACATGGATGAACTGCGTCGTCGGCAGCTGGCCGAAGCCTTGGGGCATCTCAAATCCTTTCATCAGCTATTTGTAATTAGCCATGATGACACCTTTGAGAGCGTTACAGAAAATATTATTCGGGTCGAACGAGCCAGTTAA
- a CDS encoding CPBP family intramembrane glutamic endopeptidase, whose translation MKPSNSAPTQPWNARETVGLTILVLVVFFSISTAIALFFVILQLATDPNLTPDIALAAIETNGLALSLATLISGIVASGLIVALLKIRPAFTVKQYLALHKPRWTDWLIWHGLLLALMVLSESVLRALEYQETFTAEIYQTAQFPMLLYIAIVGIAPVFEELLFRGFLFQGLQRSRLGPVGAVLITAVGWAILHVQYGPLIICQIVCFGLLFGVARWKSQSLFVPLSMHCLNNLLALLITSLQQP comes from the coding sequence GTGAAACCGTCGAATTCTGCTCCTACTCAACCTTGGAATGCCCGAGAAACCGTAGGATTAACGATCTTGGTTTTGGTCGTTTTTTTCAGTATCAGTACTGCGATCGCACTCTTCTTCGTCATTTTACAGTTGGCGACAGACCCTAACCTCACCCCAGATATCGCTCTAGCGGCCATCGAAACCAATGGCTTGGCCCTATCCTTAGCTACCCTAATTTCAGGGATTGTGGCTAGCGGCCTGATTGTCGCCCTGTTGAAAATCCGTCCGGCCTTCACCGTTAAGCAGTACCTTGCCCTGCACAAACCCCGCTGGACCGACTGGTTGATCTGGCATGGACTCTTACTGGCCCTGATGGTGCTGTCCGAATCAGTCCTAAGGGCCTTGGAATATCAAGAAACCTTTACTGCCGAGATCTATCAAACCGCTCAATTCCCTATGCTGCTCTACATTGCCATTGTGGGAATTGCCCCTGTGTTTGAGGAACTGCTCTTTCGAGGGTTTCTCTTTCAGGGGCTGCAAAGGTCTCGACTCGGGCCAGTCGGTGCCGTTTTGATTACAGCGGTGGGCTGGGCCATTTTACATGTGCAGTATGGCCCTCTCATCATCTGCCAAATCGTTTGCTTTGGCCTGCTGTTTGGGGTGGCCCGCTGGAAAAGCCAATCTTTGTTTGTGCCTCTCTCCATGCATTGTCTCAACAATTTGTTAGCCCTTTTGATCACTAGCCTGCAACAGCCTTAG
- a CDS encoding photosystem I assembly protein Ycf3, with the protein MPSDNFIDKAFSAMSDVVMKVIPTDQKSKDAFKYYRSGMAAQVDGNYAKALGNYTEALALEEDPFDKSYILYNMGLIFANNGDHEKALDYYHQSLELNPNLVQALYNTGVILHYKGEQAEEAAELDEAERFFDLAADFWKRAIKIAPNNYSEVQNWLKTTGRVGVG; encoded by the coding sequence ATGCCTAGCGACAATTTTATAGATAAAGCTTTTTCAGCAATGTCCGATGTCGTCATGAAAGTGATTCCTACGGATCAAAAGTCCAAAGATGCTTTCAAATACTATCGGTCCGGGATGGCTGCTCAGGTAGATGGCAACTATGCAAAAGCACTGGGTAACTATACCGAAGCACTGGCTTTAGAAGAAGATCCCTTTGACAAAAGTTACATCCTCTACAATATGGGCTTGATCTTTGCCAATAACGGCGATCATGAAAAAGCCTTGGATTACTACCATCAATCGTTAGAGTTAAATCCAAATTTAGTCCAAGCGTTGTATAACACTGGGGTCATCCTCCATTACAAGGGCGAACAGGCAGAAGAAGCCGCTGAATTGGATGAAGCCGAACGCTTTTTTGACCTAGCGGCCGACTTCTGGAAGCGGGCTATTAAAATTGCCCCTAACAACTATAGTGAAGTGCAAAACTGGCTGAAGACCACGGGACGCGTCGGCGTCGGCTAG
- a CDS encoding DMT family transporter, which yields MIGEIAAVSAAFLWAVASMIYATLGRRAPALALNLGKGVIAIALLGMTIVVQRLDAPALAGRSSLLLLLSGAIGIGFGDTVYLEALRYLGARRTLLLGTLAPPLSACLALWFLREQLSPFAWVGIAVTIMGIVWVISERAAETHAVKHQGLGLFYAVLASLAQAIGAILSRTALDNTTVSPQWGALLRLAAGVVVVVVWGVVRRQLQTWWQAMNTTDLLLRLLAASFAGTYLGIWLQQLSLKYTVTGISQTLNATSPLFVLPMAVLMGERISSRAWLGAFVAVIGVGLLLALTG from the coding sequence ATGATCGGAGAAATTGCCGCTGTCAGTGCAGCGTTCCTATGGGCCGTGGCTTCGATGATTTATGCTACCTTAGGCCGGCGAGCCCCTGCCCTGGCCTTGAATCTAGGCAAAGGGGTGATCGCGATTGCCCTCTTGGGAATGACTATTGTTGTCCAGAGACTGGATGCGCCAGCTTTGGCCGGAAGAAGCAGCCTGTTGTTGCTTCTCAGTGGGGCGATTGGGATTGGGTTTGGCGATACGGTGTATCTGGAAGCCTTACGGTATTTGGGGGCTAGGCGAACGCTGCTACTCGGCACCCTAGCGCCTCCCCTATCCGCCTGTCTAGCTCTGTGGTTTTTGCGGGAGCAGCTCTCTCCGTTTGCCTGGGTGGGGATTGCCGTCACCATTATGGGCATTGTCTGGGTGATTAGTGAGCGGGCTGCTGAAACCCATGCGGTGAAACATCAAGGTCTGGGTTTGTTCTATGCCGTCTTAGCATCTTTGGCTCAGGCCATTGGTGCGATTTTATCGCGGACGGCTTTAGACAATACAACCGTGAGTCCTCAATGGGGCGCTTTGTTGCGGTTGGCGGCTGGTGTGGTGGTGGTGGTGGTGTGGGGAGTGGTGCGGCGGCAGCTTCAGACCTGGTGGCAAGCCATGAATACTACCGATCTGCTGCTCCGACTTTTGGCGGCCTCGTTTGCGGGGACCTATTTGGGGATTTGGCTGCAGCAGCTCTCCCTCAAGTACACGGTAACCGGGATTTCTCAAACCTTGAATGCCACGAGTCCTTTATTTGTCTTGCCTATGGCCGTGCTGATGGGAGAGCGCATTAGTTCCCGGGCATGGCTGGGGGCCTTTGTGGCGGTGATTGGGGTCGGACTATTATTGGCCCTGACTGGATAA
- a CDS encoding DUF389 domain-containing protein — translation MAIHLRNWLADHLEISPRRKAEIYHSLLDSVSLGDISYWLQVLFSAGIATLGLVLNSPAVIIGAMLISPLMGGILANGLAFAVGDLVLGTRAIVNLAVSCLAAIVFAILIIAPIPFKELTPEIAARTQPNALDLFIALFSGALGSIATAKEPKGVVTSIPGVAIAVALMPPLCVVGYGIGIRLSSDVVGISGFQIARGGGLLFLTNLAAITLMSMLVFLALNIGMPEVKSQAIEWHEEDPESRWVQNLLTRLPVTNQLQKIGSLPSRLVVILLPILALLIPLNQAFLRLQTELAQKQEDNALRRLATTIWQRNFANTATGEPRSYISQLNTAAIEDKLTVQLTVFTSEPYTLDDRQQFRETLARQLNRPVNSLDLQLIEILTASNELLARLADDPVAPEPITPDTPPISVSQAQVNLLQTVDKALGTMVLPTPALPLRHEVSTSAINPLTLKIIYLSDRDIGKDAQTLLREDLRNRLQSPMTQVILERVPTFPTPLNFELDLSAISPASQQTLKQVGTILQQQPNLSVDIVARAETLENPVMNENRIKAVQTVLTKTWGINPQRIQSRSGPILKRGERPTVLLKINLK, via the coding sequence GTGGCAATACACCTTCGTAACTGGCTAGCCGATCATTTAGAGATCAGTCCTCGCCGTAAAGCAGAAATCTATCACAGCCTCCTGGATTCCGTCAGCTTAGGGGATATCAGTTACTGGCTGCAGGTGCTGTTCTCGGCTGGCATTGCCACTCTCGGGCTGGTCTTAAATAGTCCAGCCGTCATTATTGGGGCGATGCTGATTTCCCCCCTTATGGGCGGCATTTTGGCTAATGGCTTAGCCTTTGCCGTCGGTGATTTGGTCTTAGGCACTCGAGCGATCGTTAATTTAGCTGTGAGCTGTCTAGCAGCCATTGTCTTTGCCATCCTCATTATTGCCCCTATCCCTTTTAAGGAATTGACGCCCGAAATTGCCGCTCGGACACAGCCCAATGCCCTCGATCTCTTTATTGCCCTATTCTCCGGGGCGCTAGGGTCGATTGCCACAGCCAAAGAACCCAAAGGGGTTGTCACCTCTATTCCCGGAGTGGCCATCGCAGTGGCCCTGATGCCGCCCCTCTGCGTGGTCGGCTACGGTATAGGCATTCGCCTCAGCTCTGATGTCGTTGGCATTAGTGGGTTTCAAATTGCCCGGGGGGGTGGGTTACTGTTTTTAACCAATTTGGCCGCCATCACCTTAATGTCCATGTTGGTGTTTTTGGCCCTCAATATCGGTATGCCCGAAGTCAAATCTCAAGCCATCGAATGGCATGAAGAAGATCCCGAAAGTCGGTGGGTGCAAAATTTATTGACGCGACTGCCCGTTACCAATCAGCTCCAGAAAATCGGCAGTTTACCCAGCCGTCTCGTGGTGATTTTGCTGCCTATTCTGGCCTTACTCATTCCCCTCAATCAGGCTTTTTTACGCTTGCAGACAGAGTTAGCCCAAAAACAGGAAGACAATGCTCTACGCCGATTGGCGACCACGATCTGGCAGCGCAATTTTGCCAATACGGCCACCGGAGAACCTCGGTCCTATATCAGCCAATTGAATACCGCCGCTATCGAGGACAAACTCACCGTTCAGTTAACGGTCTTTACTAGCGAGCCTTATACCCTGGACGATCGGCAGCAGTTTAGGGAGACCCTGGCTCGCCAATTAAACCGACCTGTTAATTCTCTGGATCTTCAGTTGATTGAGATTTTAACGGCGTCCAATGAGCTGCTGGCTCGGCTCGCCGATGACCCGGTAGCCCCCGAGCCCATTACGCCAGATACCCCACCCATCAGTGTCTCTCAGGCTCAAGTCAATTTGCTGCAAACCGTCGATAAAGCTTTGGGCACGATGGTATTACCGACACCTGCTCTCCCCCTTCGCCACGAAGTTAGCACCAGTGCCATTAATCCCCTCACTCTCAAAATTATCTATCTGAGCGATCGTGACATCGGCAAAGATGCCCAAACCTTACTGCGAGAAGATCTACGCAATCGCCTCCAATCACCCATGACTCAAGTCATTTTGGAGCGAGTCCCGACGTTTCCTACCCCCTTAAATTTTGAATTGGATCTGTCAGCGATTTCCCCCGCAAGTCAACAAACCTTGAAGCAGGTGGGCACCATTCTGCAACAGCAGCCCAATTTGTCCGTGGACATTGTGGCGCGAGCCGAAACCTTGGAGAACCCCGTGATGAACGAGAATCGGATCAAAGCGGTCCAAACAGTCTTGACGAAAACTTGGGGCATCAATCCTCAGCGCATCCAGAGCCGATCTGGTCCCATCTTAAAACGGGGAGAGCGTCCGACGGTTCTGCTCAAAATTAACCTGAAGTAA
- a CDS encoding agmatinase family protein gives MAENSTFGPPNSDPNFSSTEANRALEKEAQLPLTGWQQEVDRGLELGLEAAASIRDRSIPTFSRGELPHYAGINTFLKAPYLEDVRKVGEYDIAVVGVPHDSGTTYRPGTRFGPQGIRRISALYTPYNFELGIDLREQITLCDVGDIFTIPANNEKSFDQISKGVAHIFSSGAFPIILGGDHSIGFPTVRGVCRHLGDKKVGIIHFDRHVDTQETDLDERMHTCPWFHATNMINAPAKNLVQLGIGGWQVPRQGVKVCRERATNILTVTDITEIGLDAAVDFALERALDGTDCVYISFDIDCIDAGFVPGTGWPEPGGLMPREALYMLGKIIQKAPVCGLEIVEVSPPYDISDMTSLMATRVICDTMAHLVLSGQLPRQQAPDYIHPEANMDVGSEWV, from the coding sequence ATGGCTGAAAACTCGACCTTTGGTCCTCCCAATTCTGATCCTAATTTTTCGTCCACTGAGGCTAATCGTGCTTTAGAGAAAGAAGCACAATTGCCCCTCACGGGCTGGCAACAAGAAGTTGACCGAGGATTAGAACTGGGGTTAGAAGCGGCGGCTAGTATTCGCGATCGGAGCATCCCCACCTTTTCGCGAGGCGAGCTGCCCCACTATGCGGGCATCAACACCTTCCTCAAAGCGCCTTACCTAGAAGATGTGCGTAAAGTCGGCGAATACGATATTGCTGTAGTAGGCGTTCCCCATGACTCCGGCACCACTTATCGTCCCGGCACCCGCTTCGGCCCCCAGGGTATTCGTCGGATTTCAGCCCTGTATACCCCCTACAATTTCGAGCTGGGTATCGATTTACGAGAGCAGATCACTCTCTGCGATGTGGGTGATATCTTCACCATCCCCGCCAACAATGAGAAATCCTTTGACCAAATTTCCAAAGGGGTCGCCCATATCTTCAGTTCTGGCGCCTTCCCCATTATCTTAGGGGGCGATCACTCCATTGGCTTCCCCACCGTTCGCGGCGTCTGTCGCCATCTAGGCGATAAGAAAGTCGGTATTATCCATTTCGATCGCCATGTGGATACCCAAGAAACGGACCTCGACGAGCGCATGCATACCTGCCCTTGGTTTCATGCCACCAATATGATCAATGCTCCGGCTAAAAACCTAGTGCAATTAGGCATTGGCGGTTGGCAAGTGCCTCGACAAGGGGTCAAGGTCTGCCGAGAGCGAGCCACGAATATTTTGACCGTCACAGATATTACCGAAATTGGTCTAGATGCTGCCGTTGACTTCGCCTTAGAACGAGCCTTAGACGGCACAGACTGCGTTTATATCAGCTTTGATATTGACTGTATTGATGCCGGGTTTGTCCCCGGTACGGGCTGGCCAGAACCCGGCGGTCTGATGCCCCGAGAAGCCCTCTATATGCTGGGCAAGATTATTCAAAAAGCCCCCGTCTGCGGCTTGGAAATCGTTGAAGTGTCACCCCCTTACGACATCAGCGATATGACCTCGCTGATGGCCACTCGGGTCATTTGCGATACCATGGCCCATCTTGTGCTGTCGGGACAACTTCCTCGGCAACAAGCACCAGACTATATTCATCCTGAAGCCAATATGGACGTTGGTTCTGAGTGGGTTTAG
- the hypA gene encoding hydrogenase maturation nickel metallochaperone HypA, with product MHETDMTKALIMTVKDWYDSQPEDPQITKIHLVVGRFTCVEPVSLQFAYEVQTRDTFLAGTELVIRETPLIAFCHPCQQEYSPEMGLQYACPTCGVPMEDIRSGRELKIDHIEYCSDSAQTYAPNC from the coding sequence ATGCATGAAACAGACATGACCAAAGCCCTAATCATGACGGTCAAGGACTGGTACGATTCCCAGCCTGAAGATCCACAAATCACCAAAATTCATTTGGTCGTGGGTCGGTTTACCTGTGTGGAACCTGTCAGCTTGCAGTTTGCCTATGAAGTCCAAACCCGAGACACCTTCCTAGCGGGGACAGAGCTGGTGATTCGAGAGACGCCTTTAATCGCCTTTTGCCACCCCTGTCAGCAGGAATATTCTCCTGAAATGGGCTTGCAATATGCCTGTCCCACGTGTGGAGTCCCCATGGAAGACATCCGGTCCGGCCGCGAGCTCAAAATTGACCATATCGAATATTGTTCTGATTCAGCCCAAACCTATGCACCAAACTGTTGA
- the hypB gene encoding hydrogenase nickel incorporation protein HypB, which yields MHQTVDAALGINLLHANQEGADHNQAHFNEWGVTCFNVMSSPGAGKTVLLEKTLAALSPDVNLAVIEGDMTTELDADRLRAYDVPVVAINTGRSCHLDAKMVAGGIHQLEHCTNPRELDLVLVENVGNLVCPAEFEVGEHAKVALLSVTEGEDKPLKYPVMFQAADCLLVTKIDLVPYLNIDIEQIVQNVRQLNPHATILPVSAQTGTGLAEWFEWVRQQVAQPSRTAVGSH from the coding sequence ATGCACCAAACTGTTGACGCCGCCCTCGGCATTAACCTCTTACATGCCAATCAAGAAGGGGCCGATCACAACCAGGCTCACTTTAACGAATGGGGAGTGACCTGCTTTAACGTCATGAGCAGTCCAGGCGCAGGCAAAACAGTGCTGTTAGAGAAAACCCTGGCAGCTCTCAGCCCAGACGTCAATCTGGCCGTCATCGAAGGGGACATGACCACCGAACTGGATGCTGATCGCTTGCGAGCTTACGATGTCCCCGTGGTGGCAATTAACACGGGGCGGTCCTGCCATCTGGATGCCAAGATGGTCGCGGGCGGTATCCACCAATTGGAGCATTGCACCAATCCTAGAGAACTGGATTTAGTGCTAGTAGAAAATGTCGGAAATCTTGTATGTCCGGCAGAATTTGAAGTAGGGGAACATGCCAAAGTTGCCCTACTCAGCGTGACAGAGGGGGAAGATAAGCCGCTGAAATATCCAGTGATGTTTCAAGCAGCCGATTGTCTGTTGGTGACCAAGATAGATTTAGTTCCTTATCTAAATATTGACATTGAGCAGATTGTCCAAAATGTCCGTCAGCTCAATCCCCATGCCACGATTTTGCCAGTGTCTGCCCAAACAGGGACAGGGCTTGCTGAATGGTTTGAGTGGGTGCGTCAACAGGTCGCCCAACCGAGTCGGACTGCAGTCGGTAGTCACTAG
- a CDS encoding ABC transporter substrate-binding protein, whose protein sequence is MKRRNFLSLCLVFLCSLLLTISCSSSPETTTDSSAGAGEPVVIGYSNWAGWWPWAIAEQEGLFEKNNANVKLKWFDNYTTSMEALAAGQLDGNCQTLNDTISFAGSATKGEVAVLVNDNSAGNDKIIVTAEINSIQDLKGKKVAVEEGVVDDFLLTLALEENGMKRDDVEIVGLETGKAVTAFVAGKADAVGAFPPFWATALKREGSKELISSKEFPGAIPDLLVVTQDLVDNRPDQVQALVDTWFDILAFMDENPQKADEIMAKRAGVSLEEMQQFKEGTRFFSLEDNLEAFSDGEGMKHMPFAAKRMAKFMVDVGFIEEAPDLTKVLDDQFVRAYKEKQA, encoded by the coding sequence ATGAAGCGACGCAATTTTTTATCCTTATGTTTGGTTTTTCTCTGCAGCTTACTGCTGACCATCAGCTGTAGCTCCTCCCCCGAGACAACGACTGATTCTTCGGCTGGTGCTGGAGAGCCAGTCGTGATTGGTTACAGTAACTGGGCAGGCTGGTGGCCCTGGGCCATTGCCGAACAAGAAGGGCTATTTGAAAAAAATAACGCTAATGTCAAGCTCAAATGGTTTGATAATTACACCACTTCGATGGAAGCCTTGGCAGCGGGCCAATTGGATGGAAATTGTCAAACCCTCAACGACACAATTTCTTTTGCGGGCAGTGCCACCAAAGGTGAGGTCGCGGTTTTAGTTAATGACAACTCCGCCGGAAACGACAAGATTATCGTTACTGCCGAGATTAATAGCATTCAAGACTTAAAGGGCAAGAAAGTGGCCGTTGAAGAAGGGGTAGTGGATGACTTTTTGTTGACCTTGGCCCTGGAAGAAAACGGCATGAAGCGGGACGATGTGGAGATCGTCGGCTTGGAAACAGGTAAAGCCGTGACGGCTTTCGTCGCAGGCAAAGCCGATGCTGTCGGCGCGTTCCCACCATTCTGGGCAACAGCGTTAAAGCGGGAAGGCAGTAAAGAGCTGATTTCGTCCAAAGAATTTCCAGGGGCCATTCCAGACTTACTCGTGGTAACCCAAGATTTAGTGGATAATCGCCCCGATCAAGTGCAGGCCTTGGTCGATACCTGGTTTGATATCCTAGCCTTCATGGATGAGAATCCCCAAAAAGCCGATGAAATCATGGCCAAGCGAGCCGGGGTCTCCTTGGAAGAAATGCAACAATTCAAAGAAGGAACACGCTTCTTTAGCCTCGAAGATAATCTTGAAGCCTTCTCGGATGGGGAAGGCATGAAGCATATGCCGTTTGCCGCCAAACGAATGGCCAAGTTTATGGTGGATGTCGGTTTCATTGAGGAGGCACCTGACTTAACCAAAGTGCTGGATGATCAATTTGTAAGGGCATACAAAGAAAAGCAAGCATAG